Proteins from a genomic interval of Nocardia sp. BMG51109:
- a CDS encoding cation:proton antiporter: MAARVFGWMAERIGQPPVVGEITAGILAGPTILGTCLSASVFPPDVRPSIAALANVGITLFMFVAGLGTDMRVFSQARNTVLVVSLSAYAAPFALGCGVAATVLARHHSIGQAEFVAFVGCALAVTAFPVLARILHDRRMFDTPAGQLALGCAAVEDVLAWVLLAAIIATADTGNHQQWRLLLLIPLLAGTRWIVRPLLTRTAKDTNDVSAWLVAVCGALLWGAATEWAGLHLIFGAFLFGVAFPSELRAAADAGIQPLAQLLLPCFFVIAGLQVDLTSIDTAAAAELAALITCAVVGKAGAAYLAARLTGTSAQDARILAVLLNTRGLTELILLNVGMAAGIIGSQLYSLLVVMALVTTAATAPLLNAVRSVEAGG, encoded by the coding sequence GTGGCTGCCCGCGTATTCGGCTGGATGGCCGAACGGATCGGTCAGCCTCCCGTGGTCGGCGAGATCACTGCCGGAATCCTCGCCGGACCGACCATTCTCGGCACCTGCCTGTCCGCGTCCGTGTTTCCCCCCGATGTACGCCCGTCGATCGCCGCGCTGGCGAACGTCGGTATCACGCTGTTCATGTTCGTCGCCGGACTCGGAACCGACATGCGGGTGTTCTCACAAGCGCGGAACACGGTACTGGTCGTGTCACTGTCGGCATACGCCGCACCGTTCGCACTCGGATGCGGCGTCGCGGCGACAGTGCTGGCCCGGCACCACAGCATCGGCCAGGCCGAGTTCGTGGCATTCGTCGGATGTGCGTTGGCGGTCACCGCGTTTCCTGTACTGGCCCGAATCCTGCACGACCGGCGCATGTTCGACACCCCCGCTGGCCAGCTCGCCCTCGGCTGCGCAGCGGTCGAGGATGTCCTGGCCTGGGTTCTACTCGCCGCCATCATCGCCACCGCCGACACCGGAAACCATCAGCAATGGCGGCTTCTACTGCTCATCCCGCTCCTCGCAGGGACTCGGTGGATTGTGCGGCCGCTACTGACACGTACAGCGAAGGACACCAATGACGTCTCGGCATGGCTGGTCGCGGTCTGCGGCGCATTGCTGTGGGGCGCGGCGACCGAATGGGCCGGACTGCACCTCATCTTCGGCGCCTTTCTGTTCGGCGTCGCGTTCCCCTCCGAACTCCGGGCCGCCGCCGACGCCGGGATCCAGCCACTCGCTCAGCTGTTACTGCCCTGCTTCTTCGTCATCGCTGGCCTACAAGTCGACCTCACATCCATCGACACCGCCGCAGCCGCAGAACTCGCAGCGCTCATCACGTGCGCCGTAGTAGGAAAAGCAGGCGCCGCCTATCTCGCTGCCCGCTTGACCGGGACCAGCGCCCAGGACGCACGCATACTCGCAGTACTGCTCAACACTCGGGGACTGACCGAGCTGATCCTCCTCAATGTCGGGATGGCCGCGGGAATCATCGGCTCGCAACTGTATTCGCTGCTCGTCGTGATGGCCTTGGTCACCACTGCGGCCACCGCACCACTACTGAACGCGGTACGATCAGTCGAGGCTGGCGGATAA